The following proteins are co-located in the Melanotaenia boesemani isolate fMelBoe1 chromosome 5, fMelBoe1.pri, whole genome shotgun sequence genome:
- the gal3st3 gene encoding galactose-3-O-sulfotransferase 3: MTCHKMSQKKIFLVLIVICTVSLLLHRGGHFNWNMEVFHPGCTTLPSHPAPGLKPKQTNIVFLKTHKTASTTMQNLLFRFAERHNLTVALPVQACGHQFCYPRSFASQLIHPHTLPANIITNHMRFNKAELKRLMPNDTIYITILREPASMFESLFSYYSHHCQSFKRVPNGSLEAFLKEPFRYYRPEENESVYARNTLTFDLGGNKDRPATDVLYAKAFAEEVERVFSLVMISEYFDESLVLLRHLFSWDLDDIIYIKLNMRTSSSKRSLTPDLDAKIRAWNSIDAYLYDHFNATLWRRLSALGLECVTREVRLLRQAQEKLMRTCFGNQMPIFRSAAEIKNKDLRPWQPSEKVDIVGYDLPGNISHEAQALCRKYILPEVSYTQMLFNSQSLRHRRIFQKQTTQKSHSLQPPIHTILPRHSQVYRSQLPSTDAVGTPPRKGSTSTQKPATDNKMFKPRFTNTKA, translated from the exons ATGACCTGTCACAAGATGTCACAGAAAAAGATATTCCTGGTCCTCATTGTTATCTGCACAGTCAGTCTTCTACTGCACCGTGGGGGCCATTTTAACTG GAacatggaggttttccatcctggatGTACGACCCTTCCCTCTCACCCTGCTCCAGGCCTGAAACCAAAGCAAACCAACATTGTCTTCCTCAAGACTCACAAAACGGCCAGTACCACCATGCAGAACCTGCTGTTTCGTTTCGCGGAGCGTCACAACCTGACGGTGGCATTGCCTGTACAGGCCTGTGGTCATCAGTTTTGCTACCCACGCTCTTTCGCCTCCCAGCTcattcacccacacacactACCAGCCAACATCATCACCAACCACATGCGCTTCAATAAGGCCGAGCTAAAACGTTTGATGCCAAACGATACAATTTATATTACAATCCTTAGGGAGCCAGCCTCTATGTTTGAGTCCTTGTTTAGTTACTACAGCCACCATTGTCAGAGCTTCAAAAGGGTCCCCAATGGCTCCCTGGAGGCTTTCTTAAAGGAACCCTTCCGCTACTACCGGCCAGAAGAGAATGAGTCTGTGTATGCACGCAACACACTGACCTTTGATTTGGGTGGAAATAAAGATCGACCGGCAACAGATGTGTTATATGCAAAAGCCTTTGCAGAAGAGGTGGAGCGAGTCTTTTCCTTGGTAATGATTTCTGAGTATTTTGATGAATCTCTAGTTCTTCTTCGCCATCTCTTTTCTTGGGATTTGGATGACATCATTTATATCAAACTCAACATGCGGACATCAAGTTCTAAAAGGAGCCTTACACCGGATCTTGATGCAAAGATCCGTGCCTGGAATTCCATAGATGCATATCTTTATGACCACTTTAATGCCACATTGTGGCGCAGACTGTCAGCCCTTGGTCTAGAGTGTGTGACAAGGGAGGTCCGACTCCTTCGTCAGGCTCAGGAGAAGCTGATGAGGACCTGTTTTGGTAACCAGATGCCAATTTTCCGCTCAGCTGCGGAGATCAAAAACAAGGATCTTCGCCCCTGGCAGCCCAGTGAAAAAGTGGACATAGTCGGTTACGACCTCCCGGGAAATATTAGCCATGAGGCACAGGCGCTTTGCCGCAAGTACATCTTGCCAGAGGTCTCATACACACAGATGCTTTTTAATTCTCAGTCATTACGGCATCGTCGGATCTTTCAGAAACAGACTACACAGAAGTCGCACTCACTCCAGCCACCTATACACACAATCCTGCCTCGGCATTCTCAGGTTTATCGAAGCCAGCTGCCATCCACTGATGCTGTAGGCACACCACCAAGAAAAGGATCCACATCCACCCAAAAGCCTGCAAcagacaacaaaatgtttaaaccTAGATTTacaaataccaaggcctga